The following are encoded together in the Pseudoalteromonas piscicida genome:
- a CDS encoding restriction endonuclease subunit S — protein sequence MISKPLAKIAKVIAGQSPASTTYNSVGQGLPFFQGKADFQDMYPKVRMWCTSDKRKIAESGDILISVRAPVGAVNICNQKSIIGRGLSAIRPLPELDRLFLYYFLKANEERIDALGTGSTFKAITQDTLKKIEIPLPPLNDQIRIAHLLGKVEGLIAQRKQHLQQLDDLLKSQFLEMFGDLARNDMGWQYAKLDGYITHLTSGGRGWAKYYSDSGKRFIRSLDVQMNHIGKDDIAYVNPPSNAEADRTRVQSGDVLLTITGSKIGRVCFVPENFEEAYISQHVSIIRTKGINPVFLSFYLSAEHSGQRQIKKQQYGQAKPGLNLTQIRNFQVPLVDISIQNLFAVIFERIEAIKDRYQQSLTDLESLYGAISQQAFKGELDLSQVALSDVRDDAEVANYSEQVEITEAEDVSINFPDTEYLLDALTDMSLRERLLNEWLESYYQQIGRAEFSTDKFLATAQTRIAELHPDNDFELGTGDYDVVKKWVFDALASKKLSQNLDEANNRLRLTTGKSA from the coding sequence ATGATTTCCAAACCACTCGCAAAAATAGCAAAAGTTATAGCAGGCCAATCACCCGCCTCAACAACATATAACTCAGTCGGCCAAGGATTACCATTTTTTCAAGGAAAAGCGGATTTTCAGGATATGTATCCGAAAGTCCGTATGTGGTGTACAAGTGATAAGCGCAAAATAGCAGAGTCTGGCGACATACTTATTTCCGTTCGAGCACCAGTTGGTGCTGTAAATATCTGTAATCAGAAATCAATAATTGGGCGAGGCCTTTCCGCTATTCGGCCTTTGCCAGAACTCGATAGATTATTTCTTTATTACTTCCTTAAAGCTAACGAGGAAAGAATTGATGCGCTTGGTACTGGCTCAACTTTCAAAGCAATAACTCAAGATACTTTAAAGAAAATTGAGATACCGCTTCCCCCACTCAACGACCAAATCCGTATTGCCCATCTGCTCGGAAAAGTGGAAGGGCTGATCGCCCAGCGCAAACAACACCTGCAACAACTCGACGACCTGCTCAAAAGCCAGTTTTTAGAGATGTTTGGCGATCTTGCAAGGAATGACATGGGGTGGCAGTATGCAAAACTGGATGGATACATTACTCATCTTACAAGTGGTGGGCGTGGCTGGGCAAAATATTATTCAGATTCAGGAAAAAGATTTATTCGTTCCCTAGATGTTCAGATGAACCATATTGGTAAAGATGATATTGCTTATGTGAATCCTCCTTCTAATGCAGAAGCTGACAGAACAAGGGTTCAGAGTGGAGACGTGCTATTGACCATTACAGGTTCAAAAATTGGCAGGGTATGCTTTGTTCCAGAAAACTTTGAGGAAGCATACATAAGCCAGCATGTATCAATAATTAGAACCAAAGGTATTAATCCTGTTTTCCTATCTTTTTACCTGTCAGCTGAGCACTCCGGTCAAAGACAGATTAAAAAACAGCAGTATGGGCAAGCGAAGCCCGGCCTAAACCTAACTCAGATTAGAAATTTTCAGGTACCTTTGGTAGACATAAGCATTCAAAATCTTTTCGCCGTAATTTTCGAAAGAATCGAAGCGATAAAAGATCGCTATCAGCAAAGCCTTACCGATTTGGAATCACTCTACGGCGCAATTAGCCAACAAGCCTTTAAAGGCGAGTTGGATTTATCGCAAGTGGCTTTATCTGATGTTAGGGACGACGCCGAAGTTGCCAACTACTCTGAACAGGTCGAAATAACGGAGGCAGAAGATGTTTCCATCAACTTTCCTGATACCGAATACCTGTTAGACGCGCTAACTGATATGTCACTGCGCGAACGTTTACTGAATGAGTGGCTGGAAAGTTATTACCAGCAAATAGGTAGAGCTGAATTTTCGACAGATAAATTTTTAGCCACCGCTCAAACCCGTATTGCTGAATTGCACCCTGATAATGATTTTGAGTTAGGCACTGGCGATTACGATGTAGTAAAAAAATGGGTATTCGACGCATTAGC
- a CDS encoding type I restriction-modification system subunit M codes for MLQNNPELKSKIDQLWNKFWSGGISNPLTAIEQITYLLFMKRLDELDLKRQADAEWTEEAYTSKFEGQWIPPEYRNQDKPKQYAIEKRTLRWSEFKCMQAEEMLQHVQGKVFPFLKDLNGAESNFTHHMKNAVFIIPKPALLVEAVKTIDEIFAVMERDSQEKGQAFQDIQGDVYEYLLSEIATAGKNGQFRTPRHIIKLLADLVQPQLGHKIADPACGSGGFLLGAYQYIVTELAKKSGKKDLKPDEDGFLRTSVASTLTNKAQAILSASLWGYDIDSTMVRLGLMNLMMHGIEEPNIDYKDTLSKSYTQEAEYDIIMANPPFTGSIDKGDINEDLQLSTTKSELLFVENIYRLLKKGGTAGVIVPQGVLFGSGKAFKDLRKILVERCDLKGVITLPSGVFKPYAGVSTAILLFTKVWGPKEKVDKPATEKVWFYEMAADGYSLDDKRSKLESYGDLQDIVEKYHARDVLKESSDRTAKYFSVPRSEIEAESYDLSLSRYKEDVFEEVHYDAPSVILDRLIQAEVGDMDEADLANVQSGIVRELLELKGVVG; via the coding sequence ATGTTACAGAACAACCCCGAACTCAAAAGCAAAATCGATCAGCTGTGGAATAAATTCTGGAGCGGCGGTATCAGTAACCCGCTTACTGCTATCGAGCAAATAACTTACCTGCTGTTTATGAAGCGTCTCGATGAACTGGATTTAAAACGCCAAGCTGATGCGGAATGGACAGAAGAAGCCTACACCTCAAAATTCGAAGGCCAATGGATTCCACCGGAATACCGCAACCAAGATAAGCCAAAACAATATGCCATTGAAAAACGAACGCTGCGCTGGAGCGAATTCAAATGTATGCAAGCCGAAGAAATGCTTCAGCACGTGCAAGGTAAAGTCTTTCCGTTTTTAAAAGATTTGAATGGCGCTGAAAGCAACTTTACCCACCATATGAAAAATGCTGTGTTTATTATCCCTAAACCGGCCTTATTGGTAGAGGCAGTGAAAACCATCGACGAAATCTTTGCCGTGATGGAGCGCGACTCGCAAGAAAAAGGCCAGGCCTTTCAGGATATACAAGGTGATGTCTATGAGTACCTTCTGTCGGAAATCGCTACCGCCGGTAAAAACGGCCAATTCCGTACCCCGCGCCATATCATTAAACTGCTGGCGGATTTAGTGCAGCCACAACTGGGCCACAAAATTGCCGACCCCGCCTGTGGTTCTGGCGGCTTCTTACTGGGGGCTTATCAATACATTGTCACTGAGCTGGCAAAAAAATCGGGTAAAAAAGATTTAAAACCCGATGAAGATGGTTTTTTACGTACATCCGTTGCTTCAACCCTGACTAACAAGGCGCAAGCAATTTTAAGCGCTTCTTTGTGGGGATACGACATCGATAGCACCATGGTGCGCTTAGGCCTAATGAACCTGATGATGCACGGCATTGAAGAGCCGAATATCGATTACAAAGATACTCTCAGCAAAAGTTACACTCAGGAAGCCGAATACGACATCATCATGGCCAACCCTCCTTTTACCGGCAGCATTGATAAAGGAGACATCAACGAAGATCTTCAACTATCTACCACTAAATCCGAGTTGCTGTTTGTCGAAAACATTTACCGTCTGCTGAAAAAGGGCGGCACCGCTGGCGTAATTGTGCCGCAAGGTGTGTTATTTGGCTCGGGTAAAGCCTTTAAGGATTTGCGCAAAATATTGGTAGAGCGTTGCGATTTAAAAGGTGTAATCACCCTGCCCAGCGGTGTGTTCAAACCCTATGCTGGAGTCAGTACGGCGATATTATTGTTTACCAAAGTCTGGGGTCCAAAAGAGAAAGTTGATAAACCCGCTACCGAAAAAGTCTGGTTTTATGAAATGGCCGCCGATGGTTATTCGTTGGACGATAAACGCAGTAAACTGGAGAGCTATGGCGACCTGCAAGATATTGTCGAAAAATATCACGCCCGCGATGTGCTAAAAGAAAGCAGCGATAGAACCGCCAAATATTTTAGTGTGCCACGCAGTGAAATCGAAGCAGAAAGCTATGATCTTTCGCTAAGCCGCTACAAAGAAGATGTATTTGAAGAAGTGCATTATGACGCACCCAGCGTGATTTTGGATCGCCTGATTCAGGCAGAAGTGGGTGATATGGATGAAGCGGACCTAGCCAATGTGCAAAGTGGTATTGTGCGTGAGTTGTTAGAACTGAAGGGGGTGGTGGGATGA